The Spirochaetales bacterium region AGGAAATGGGAAATAAAGGACAGCAACTGCGTCTTGCGACAAAAAGGCGGTACCCCTCAAACCATCTTCTCATGATCGGGGATGCGCCGGGAGATATGAAAGCAGCGAGAGAAAACAATGCCCTTTTTTATCCTGTTATTCCCGGAAGGGAAGAAGCATCGTGGCAGCGTTTTCATAAAGAAGCGGCGAGCCGGTTTTTCGGTGAAAGCTACGCGGGTGATTACGAACAGGGACTCATACGGGAATTTGAGACCTCCCTGCCCGATGAGCCCAACTGGTGATGGAGGACGGATGCTGTACGCCAACAGGGGATCGATAAACGAATCCCTTACCGATGCCGAGGTGATTGAGGAACTCGATAAAGCGCTTGAAAAAATAGGCGGCAGGGAGAAGGTCCTTGTCATTCCTCCCGATATAACAAGGCTTCATTCCCGTGCCGGATTTATCACGGAATTTATATGGAAGCGCCTGAAGCACCGCCTGAAGGCCATTCTTCCCGCAACAGGTACCCACGCCCCCATGACGGAAGACCAACTGAAGCAGATGTTCGGTGATATTCCCTCAAGCCTTTTCAAGGTTCACGACTGGATCAAGGATACGATTACCCTCGGTGTGATCTCATCGGAGGAGGTCTCATCGATAACCGGCGGAATGACGGCGATGAGCTGGCCGTGTGAAATCAACCGGCTTATTATAAACGGGGGATACGATTGTATTTTTTCGATCGGTCAGGTGGTCCCCCATGAGGTGGCAGGCATGGCCAATTACACGAAAAACATCCTTATCGGGACGGGGGGCAAGAAGGGTATCGACAGAAGTCATTACATCGCCGCACTGTATGGTATCGAAAAAATCATGGGCACACCGGAAAATCCGGTGAGGAAGATTCTCGATGAGGCGGGTTCCCGCTTTTTGTCCGATATACCGATTATCTATATACTCACGGTGATAAGCGGAGACGGTCAAGGAAACAACAAAGTGAGGGGGATCTATATCGGGGACGACCGGGAGTGTTTTACCGCTGCGGCTGCGCTTTCACATCAGGTAAATATCATTCACGTTCAACGACCGCTATCGAAAATAGTCGTATACCTCGATCCCAGGGAATACCGGAGTACATGGCTAGGTAACAAGGCCGTCTACCGGACACGGACCGCATGTGCAGCCGGCGCCGGGATAATAATACTGGCGCCCGGTATCGAGTCTTTCGGCGAAAACAGTATCACCGACGCGTTGATACGCCGCTACGGTTATCGGGGAAGTGAAACCATACAACGCCTGGTCGGGGAAGAGGAACCTCTTGCCTCCAATCTCGGTGTCGCGGCACACCTCATTCATGGGTCGACAGAAGGCAGGTTCACCGTCACGCTTTGTGCGGGGAAACTTTCAAAAAGAGAGGTGGAACGTGTGGGGTAT contains the following coding sequences:
- a CDS encoding DUF2088 domain-containing protein, producing the protein MLYANRGSINESLTDAEVIEELDKALEKIGGREKVLVIPPDITRLHSRAGFITEFIWKRLKHRLKAILPATGTHAPMTEDQLKQMFGDIPSSLFKVHDWIKDTITLGVISSEEVSSITGGMTAMSWPCEINRLIINGGYDCIFSIGQVVPHEVAGMANYTKNILIGTGGKKGIDRSHYIAALYGIEKIMGTPENPVRKILDEAGSRFLSDIPIIYILTVISGDGQGNNKVRGIYIGDDRECFTAAAALSHQVNIIHVQRPLSKIVVYLDPREYRSTWLGNKAVYRTRTACAAGAGIIILAPGIESFGENSITDALIRRYGYRGSETIQRLVGEEEPLASNLGVAAHLIHGSTEGRFTVTLCAGKLSKREVERVGYSYAAYESMIRGYDPERLCPAFNRLNNGETIYYIDNPGLGLWKYRA